The sequence below is a genomic window from Streptomyces sp. NBC_00289.
CGCGACAGGGTGGACCTGCTCACCCCGCTGCGCTCGGCCAACTCGCCGAGGGACCAGCCGCGTTCGGCCCTCAGCTCGGCAAGCCGGGCGCCGAGCCGGGTGTCGAGTCGGGCGTCCAGCCGCACGGCGTCGACGGAACGCGGCACCGGCACGGGATCCGGCAGGGGCGCCGAGTTCGCCTCGGGCGGGTCGGGTGTCGCCTCGCGTCTCATATCCGGGATGCTATCCCGGATATGAGACGGACAGGTTACGGGCCGGCCGCTTCGGCCAGGGCGTCCAGCACCGGACGGATCAAGGGGTGGTCCTCGGCGCCGCGCCGCACCGCCGCGAACACCCGTCGGGTCGGCGCCACCGCGTCGACCGGCCGGACGACCACACCCGTGAGGTCCATGCCACGCAGCGCGGAGCGGGGTACGAGGGCGACGCCCGCGTCGGCGGACGCCAGCGCGACGACCGCGCGGAAGTCGTCCGAGGAGTGCTCCAGACGAGGCTGGAATCCCGCGTTCTCGCAGGCCAGCACCACCACGTCATGGCACGGGTTGCCGGGGTAGGGGCCGATCCACGGGTCCTTCGCCAGCTCGGCGAGCGGGACCTCGTCGGTGTCGGCGAGACGGTGGGTGACCGGCACGACCGCGTCGAAGGGCTCGGCGTACAGCGGCACGTGCGTCAGCCGGGGGTCGTCGGCCGGCGGGGCCCCGCGGTACTCGACGGCGACCGCGACGTCCACCAGCCGGTCCAGCACCATCGGCAGA
It includes:
- a CDS encoding LysR family transcriptional regulator, which produces MIEARRLHILRAVADHRTVTAAAAALYLTPSAVSQQLTALEQETGHRLVERGAKGVRLTPAGEILLGHTNAVLAQLERAEAELAAYSSGAAGTVTVAAFATGIALVVAPALARLTVSAPGIRLRVQDAEGDASLPMVLDRLVDVAVAVEYRGAPPADDPRLTHVPLYAEPFDAVVPVTHRLADTDEVPLAELAKDPWIGPYPGNPCHDVVVLACENAGFQPRLEHSSDDFRAVVALASADAGVALVPRSALRGMDLTGVVVRPVDAVAPTRRVFAAVRRGAEDHPLIRPVLDALAEAAGP